The Coprobacillus cateniformis DNA window ACTATATCAGGAGGAGTATTGGGAATAACAGGAATGTATCAAGCAGGCTTTTTTCCAATTATGATGTTCGGTTTACCGGGTGCAGCACTAGCAATGTATAGATGCGCGCGACCTGATCGAAAGAAACAAGTAGGAACTATTTTATTCTCAGCAGCATTTGCATCATTCTTAACTGGTGTTACAGAACCGTTAGAATTTGCATTTATGTTTGTAGCACCTGTTTTATATGTTATTCATGCTATTTTAACTGGTATTTTTGTTTTTATTGCTGCTTCTATGCATTGGATAGCAGGTTTCGGATTTTCAGCAGGACTTATTGATTATTTATTAAGTATCAAAGCCCCATTTTCACAAAATATTTTTATGTTAATTCCTTTAGGTATTGTTTGTGGAATTATCTATTATTCACTCTTTAGATTTATTATTATCCGATATAATCTAATGACTCCGGGTAGGGAAACTGATGAGGTAATACTTCAGGTTGCTAAAGATGAGTATAAAGATGTTTTAAAAACTGATGATTATGATGATATTGCTATTATCTATGTAGAAGCATTGGGGGGGTAGAGAAAATATTGTTTTAATTGAGAGCTGTATTACAAGGTTAAGAGTCCAACTTAATGATATATCTTTGGTTGATGAAGAAAAAATTCTATCTACAGGTGTAAGTGGGATTGTGAAGATTGGTAATACTCATTTGCAGCTTATTGTGGGAACACAAGTTGATTTCATTGTGGATTCTATGAATGATATTTTAGGGTAAGGAGAAAAGCATGATCATATTAAAAGTCTTTAATAATAACAGTGTAGTGGCTTTGAATGAAAATCGACAAGATGTTATATTAACAGGATCAGGAGTTGGTTTTCAAAGAAAAGTAGGGGATATTGTTGATGAAAAGAAAATTGAAAAAATATATGTTTTTCAAGATGAACAAAAGAAAAGAATTGAGGATTCTTTGAAAAGTATCCCTATTATATATTTTGAAATAACTGAAGAAATTGTTCAAAAGGCTGAAACTGTTTTGGATACAAGTTTTAGTGGAGAAATTTTTATTGCAATTGGTGATCACTTAGCATTTGCTGTTAAACGCAAACAAGAAGGTGTTTATTTACCTAATATTATCCTTTCAGAAACACGTACTCTTTATAATAATGAGTATCAAGTTGGACAATGGGCTTTAAGACTGATTGCTAAAAAAACTGGTGTGATGTTAGATGAAGATGAAGCTGGTTATATTGCTTTACATCTTGTTAATTTTTCTTTATCAAATAAATCGAATAATGCTATTAAAATTTTAACACTTACAAAAGAAGTTTTGGAATTAATTCAGAAAACAATGAAAATAGAATTACAGGAAGATTCATTAGCTTATTCAAGAATATCTATTCATTTAAAATATCTTGGAGAAAGAATATTTAGAAATCGAAACAATCAATTTGAAGATACAACAGCTAATATTCGAGATATGCTAAAAGAAGATCCACGTTTAGCATTATGTATTAATAGAATTGTGAAACTCATAAAAAACAGATATGATTATAATTTGTCGCCTGATGAACAAACATATCTTTGCATCCATCTTCGTAAAAATACATAACTTTCCAATTTACAAAAGATGGAAAAAACTGTTGACAATGAAGTGCTAGAAAGGTTATCATAATGGCGTAAGGATTGTTACTAATACGATTAGGCAAGACCTCAAAGGAAAACACGATTAAGTGTAGACCTTTGAGGTCTTTTTTTGTCTAAAATAGCAGTCCTACGAATTGAAAGGGAGGAAAAAAATGGGACAATTCAAGAAAAAAGTATTTGCTGTTATAGCAAGTATGGCTATGGTGATTAGTTTATTTTCTCATGTTGGTTCGGTATATGCTGCAATGCCAGAATATGAAATTTATCCAACACCACACACAATAACGTATCAAAATAGTGACTTTATTTTAAGAGATAAAGTAAATGTTGTCTATGAAGATGGCATTGATAAATATACAAAATCAAGACTTAAAGAGGTTACTGATATTAAGAAATTATCTATTTCAACATCATCTGCACTAATTGATAATTCTGATGAATCAGTAACAGAAAAAGTTACAAATATTTTAGTTGGAATAAAAGGTTCAGGAGGATATGTTGATCAATATGTTCAAAATAATAAATCTGTTTCTCATGACTTATTTGATAAGAATGATTCTTACTATTTAGAAGTCAATGATGGAACAATTATTATTCTTGGTAAAGATACAAATGCAGCATTCTATGGATTAACAACTCTTTATCATGTCTTTAATCAACTAGAAAGTCGTACAATTCGTCATTTTACGGTTGAAGATTATGCTGATGTTGTGAGTCGTGGATTTATTGAAGGATACTATGGAAATCCTTGGTC harbors:
- a CDS encoding PRD domain-containing protein, which translates into the protein MIILKVFNNNSVVALNENRQDVILTGSGVGFQRKVGDIVDEKKIEKIYVFQDEQKKRIEDSLKSIPIIYFEITEEIVQKAETVLDTSFSGEIFIAIGDHLAFAVKRKQEGVYLPNIILSETRTLYNNEYQVGQWALRLIAKKTGVMLDEDEAGYIALHLVNFSLSNKSNNAIKILTLTKEVLELIQKTMKIELQEDSLAYSRISIHLKYLGERIFRNRNNQFEDTTANIRDMLKEDPRLALCINRIVKLIKNRYDYNLSPDEQTYLCIHLRKNT